A window of Loxodonta africana isolate mLoxAfr1 chromosome 3, mLoxAfr1.hap2, whole genome shotgun sequence genomic DNA:
ATGTGCCTATTTCTCACCTCTCCCAATTAGGATAAATAACTAGGAGGGCTCCCAGGGCTGCCTGAGGTAAACTTCCCCTTAAAAGTAGAGTCTTGTCCATCAGCAGCCTTGCTCCTGTGAATGCTGAACAGCGGGATAAGCTGGGGTGTAATGGGGGGCCAGGTACAGAGATAAGCAGATTCCTAGAGACAGGAGTCCAAGACCCAAGGCTTTCCCCACTCTTCTCCCTTCCTCAGACTGCCTTCTGCAACCCAGAGCCAGAGGCCAGGATACTGGGCCAGAAAGGGTTAAGTTTCCAGGACTCCTGGACAGACTTCAGCCAGGTTCTGGGACTAGGGTGGGCATGCTGAGGGTGGAGAAAGGGAAAGCTGGGGAACTGGTAAGACCAACATCTGGGACATGGTCGctgtccctcctccccacccaaaCCGCAGACGCTGTGGCAGCAGGAAAATCAGAGAGGCTCTGACCAAGAACAATTGTGCAACCCGGTCTGCGGAAGAGACCAGAGCCAGAGATGGGACTGGGGGTCTGTGGTGGGGCACAGTTCACTACAGAGATGAGACTTAAAGTTCTCACTAAAAATATATGCACTCAGGGCTCTGGTTTCCACACTAGCCTACAAAGCAATTAAAATGCATTTTCTGGTTCAAAAACCTCTGAGAATTGGAATTGGAAGCTCTGCCCCCGGGCCCCAGTCTCTCATGGCCAGAGGCACGGTGCCATTGGTGGTTCTGGGAAGGCTGTTGTGGACGGTGGTGGGTGTGGAGGGAGGCCTTTGCCCAGCCTCCTAAAGTGGCGGGATTCTACGGCTTTCCCAGGCGCCTCACAGTACAATCTGTAACTGGAGAAGGCCCTCCTCTCTCAGCAAACAGAGCCCAGCCAAGTCTTCAATGTGGCTGAAGGAGTGGGAGTGGGATGAGAGGAGGAAAATGGAGGGTCATGGGGAAAAGTTCGATCTGAGGGCTACCGCAAACAAGCACAGGAGAGGAGCagtggattttctttttaatacaaaATGCTGCAATACAAAACCATGCGAGGAAGTCCCATTCTTCAGGGCACtgaagagacagggagagagggcGAAGTTCTAAGTTGTCTTCTATTCCCCTCATCCCCTACTCACAATGAAGGCAAGAAATACTCTGTTCTCTGCTCCCTGGGGTTGCCCTCATAGAGTCGTCTTTGACTGGTCTGAAACTTGTTGccagggggcaggagagcagaaTTGACCACTTACGATTTTCACTCTTTAGCTCTAAGAGAATTGCTCAAGATTTGGAGTTCCATATGGAACCAAAGGGCTGTGAGAATTCGGCTTCTGTTTGTCAGAAATAGGAGATCTGAACCATAACTTGCTCACATTGGAGAATGAAGAGCTGGAAATTTGGtgggacttgacagcacccaacaacaacaataaacgtACAACAGTAAGAGAGATTCAAAAAACAAAGCTAGCGCCTCAgacttcctcctctttcttcctcaTCTCCAGCTTGTAGACAATCTGGTAGCCATCATCCCAGGCATAGAGCTGACGCTCTCGGGGATTATAGCGGAGGCTGGCATGGGCACCATATCGGCGGGGGAAATAAGGGAGCGCTGCCCGTTCAGGGGTCAGGGTGCCACTGGCATCAAAGGAGCACTGGATGCGGGCCCGACTGGCAGGGCGGGTGTTATAGACAACGTACAGGGTTCCACAGATGACAAAGGCAGCCTCTGCATTTTCTCTGGGACATGGGGTGTCCCACTGCTGCTCTGTGTCCAGTGTCTGTGGGTCTAACTTGGCCAGACATAAGTGCCTGTCATCCTCTAGGGTGGCATAGACAGCCCAAAGGCCCTCCTCATCAGCTGCCAGGTCAATGTAGGTGTCTGTTGTCAGCCCGTATGGGGGGATCAACCCTTCTGCTGGGAATACTGAACTGTCCACCACTGTTCGGTTTGCCAGGTGGAATTTGATGAGCTGCAAAGTGTCCAATTCACCACCCCCTCCAGGTCCTCCAGGAGGCCTCCGGGCGTAATAGAGAAAGCCACCATATACCAGCTGCCCTGTGCCTATCCAGGGGAACGGCACCCGGACTC
This region includes:
- the OLFML3 gene encoding olfactomedin-like protein 3 isoform X2; this encodes MIWQHCSQRIQGGGRGIGERLAQCHDQSSRHAAELRDFKNKMLPLLEVAEKEREALRNEADSISGRVDRLEREVDYLETQNPALPCVENDEKVIGGPGTKGKGRRNEKYDMLTDCSYTISQVRSMKILKRFGGPAGLWTKDPLGPTEKIYVLDGTQNDTAFVFPRLRDFSLSTATRKASRVRVPFPWIGTGQLVYGGFLYYARRPPGGPGGGGELDTLQLIKFHLANRTVVDSSVFPAEGLIPPYGLTTDTYIDLAADEEGLWAVYATLEDDRHLCLAKLDPQTLDTEQQWDTPCPRENAEAAFVICGTLYVVYNTRPASRARIQCSFDASGTLTPERAALPYFPRRYGAHASLRYNPRERQLYAWDDGYQIVYKLEMRKKEEEV
- the OLFML3 gene encoding olfactomedin-like protein 3 isoform X1 gives rise to the protein MGPSTPFLILLLLSWSGPLQGQQHHLVEYMERRLAALEERLAQCHDQSSRHAAELRDFKNKMLPLLEVAEKEREALRNEADSISGRVDRLEREVDYLETQNPALPCVENDEKVIGGPGTKGKGRRNEKYDMLTDCSYTISQVRSMKILKRFGGPAGLWTKDPLGPTEKIYVLDGTQNDTAFVFPRLRDFSLSTATRKASRVRVPFPWIGTGQLVYGGFLYYARRPPGGPGGGGELDTLQLIKFHLANRTVVDSSVFPAEGLIPPYGLTTDTYIDLAADEEGLWAVYATLEDDRHLCLAKLDPQTLDTEQQWDTPCPRENAEAAFVICGTLYVVYNTRPASRARIQCSFDASGTLTPERAALPYFPRRYGAHASLRYNPRERQLYAWDDGYQIVYKLEMRKKEEEV